A single region of the Insulibacter thermoxylanivorax genome encodes:
- a CDS encoding GntR family transcriptional regulator — translation MEIIISNNSSKPIYEQISSQIKALVMSGKLQPGDPIPSMRSLAKMIHVSVITVQRAYEDLQRDGFIETTVGRGSFISAHHRNVIHEEHRRKMHEHLRLAVEAARMSGTTLDELTRLLVMCYEEDCQ, via the coding sequence TTGGAAATCATCATCAGCAATAATTCGAGCAAGCCCATCTATGAGCAAATCTCAAGCCAGATCAAAGCATTGGTGATGAGTGGAAAGCTGCAACCCGGTGACCCCATTCCCTCCATGCGTTCACTCGCTAAGATGATACATGTCAGCGTCATCACCGTGCAAAGGGCCTATGAGGATTTGCAACGTGATGGATTTATCGAAACGACTGTAGGCCGTGGAAGCTTTATATCCGCGCATCATCGCAATGTGATTCATGAAGAACACCGGAGGAAGATGCATGAACACTTGCGGTTGGCTGTGGAAGCTGCTCGTATGAGCGGAACCACATTAGACGAGCTGACAAGGTTATTAGTGATGTGTTACGAGGAGGACTGCCAATGA